One region of Bacterioplanoides sp. SCSIO 12839 genomic DNA includes:
- a CDS encoding glycosyltransferase, which translates to MMSKRILHIHQDYPDGRPYPFTRAVSNLIEATEFETHEVSHFVLSINRTSNPFKVSVKEFDKGLSIVYWALPIPYIYMPVIFVWSYIFYQFLRNKNFDLIHGHKLTTEGLIANRLSRFLNIPYLISVRGGSDSHNINRLPCSRKKFREVALNAKHIFFVSPWMKSSYSDFFNVKNSSDFPNVCELSGDLLSYKDSLMHKNFISVLSFHQYKRKGVIPLITSISSLKDKGINVYLDIYGGGDERNFEIVRNHIDNLGCGDLVSLKGEVSRESLLVSMKNSRGLLLPASNETFGMVYIEALFSGVPILYHKKTGIDGYFDEFNVGVSVESKNHQEIEIQLKELINNIDYYISGVREFNKSEASKKFLTKNIIDHYISIIRGSMYG; encoded by the coding sequence ATGATGAGTAAACGGATTTTACACATTCATCAAGATTATCCAGATGGCAGGCCATATCCTTTTACAAGGGCGGTTTCCAATTTAATTGAAGCAACTGAGTTTGAAACGCATGAAGTGAGTCATTTCGTTCTGTCAATTAATAGAACTTCGAATCCATTTAAAGTATCTGTCAAGGAGTTTGATAAAGGATTATCTATTGTGTACTGGGCTTTACCAATTCCTTATATATATATGCCAGTAATTTTTGTTTGGTCATATATATTTTATCAATTTTTAAGGAATAAAAACTTTGACTTGATTCATGGTCATAAGTTGACAACAGAAGGGCTAATAGCCAATAGGTTATCTCGATTTTTAAATATTCCTTATTTAATATCGGTAAGGGGTGGGTCAGATAGTCATAATATAAATCGATTGCCGTGTTCGAGGAAAAAGTTTAGAGAAGTAGCTCTCAATGCCAAACATATATTTTTTGTTAGTCCTTGGATGAAGAGCTCTTATTCAGATTTTTTTAATGTGAAAAATTCAAGTGATTTTCCTAATGTATGTGAACTTTCAGGTGATTTACTTTCTTATAAGGATTCTTTAATGCATAAAAATTTTATAAGTGTTTTAAGTTTTCATCAATACAAAAGGAAAGGGGTAATACCTCTTATAACTTCTATTTCTTCTCTAAAGGATAAAGGTATTAATGTTTATCTTGATATTTATGGTGGTGGTGATGAACGGAATTTTGAAATAGTAAGAAATCATATTGACAATTTAGGTTGTGGTGATTTGGTAAGCTTAAAAGGTGAGGTAAGTAGAGAAAGCTTGTTAGTATCAATGAAAAATTCAAGAGGGTTATTATTACCTGCCTCAAATGAAACTTTTGGTATGGTCTATATTGAAGCGTTATTTTCTGGTGTTCCTATTTTATATCATAAGAAAACTGGTATTGATGGCTATTTTGATGAATTCAATGTTGGGGTCTCAGTAGAATCAAAAAATCATCAGGAAATTGAAATTCAACTAAAAGAACTTATTAATAATATTGATTATTATATTTCAGGCGTAAGAGAATTTAATAAATCAGAAGCTTCAAAGAAATTTTTGACCAAAAATATAATTGATCATTATATTTCGATTATAAGAGGGAGCATGTATGGGTAA
- a CDS encoding right-handed parallel beta-helix repeat-containing protein — protein sequence MNSRSAGMFLSLILVIVVVGKVSATPMTGCSYQLTASFFPYIPFINEFQTFADIEDKLQPGDIVCFEEGQYSGISIENVHATQSSPIVLKSIVDKGAHISLSDYKGTGISLRESSYIRIEGFKVSGGLYGIRALDSHDLVIQRNWIENVGQEAILATVDKCSTDSGNFNISENRILTTGRKNPQYGEGIYIGSGKASLCGIETVLINGNSISETTNEAIDIKYNVSDVLIQNNRIDNIDLAFNGVITLSTSEFPKVDGKYRVLNNRISNFVNRNGYIANAIAIGNGSALIKGNDVKNEGGLFIRFYDSLKATAFDYIEVESNTLSGGLGYSNE from the coding sequence ATGAACAGCAGATCAGCAGGAATGTTTTTAAGTCTTATTCTCGTGATCGTCGTTGTTGGCAAAGTCAGTGCAACGCCAATGACTGGATGTTCCTATCAATTGACTGCATCTTTTTTTCCATATATTCCTTTTATTAATGAGTTTCAGACGTTTGCGGATATAGAAGATAAGCTGCAGCCGGGTGATATCGTGTGCTTTGAAGAAGGGCAATACTCTGGAATCTCAATTGAAAATGTACATGCGACTCAGTCTTCACCCATAGTTCTTAAATCAATAGTGGATAAGGGCGCTCATATTTCGTTGTCTGATTATAAAGGCACAGGTATTAGTTTAAGGGAGAGTAGTTACATTCGTATTGAAGGGTTTAAAGTTTCTGGAGGGCTTTATGGCATTAGAGCTCTAGATAGTCATGATTTGGTTATTCAAAGAAACTGGATCGAGAATGTCGGGCAAGAAGCCATTCTTGCTACTGTTGATAAATGCAGTACCGATTCGGGCAATTTTAATATCAGTGAAAACCGTATTTTGACAACAGGCAGGAAAAACCCTCAATACGGTGAGGGCATTTATATTGGTTCAGGTAAGGCATCTCTTTGTGGCATAGAGACTGTGCTGATTAATGGGAATTCCATATCTGAGACGACTAATGAAGCGATTGATATTAAATACAATGTATCTGACGTATTAATCCAAAATAATCGTATCGATAATATTGATTTGGCGTTTAATGGTGTCATTACCTTATCTACCTCTGAATTCCCAAAAGTAGATGGTAAGTATCGAGTACTCAATAATAGAATTTCTAATTTTGTAAATAGAAATGGCTACATTGCCAATGCCATAGCTATTGGTAATGGAAGTGCTTTGATCAAAGGTAATGATGTCAAAAATGAGGGGGGCTTGTTTATAAGATTCTATGACTCGTTGAAGGCTACCGCGTTTGATTACATAGAAGTTGAGTCTAATACTTTGTCGGGTGGGTTGGGCTATTCAAATGAGTGA
- a CDS encoding glycosyltransferase family 4 protein, which translates to MKVALIHDWLVVNGGAEKVLEQILIQYPNADIFTLVDFLPEKERGWLNNAKVTTSFIQKLPFAKNKYRNYFPLFPIAIEQFDLSDYDLVISSSYSVAKGVITGPDQVHISYCHSPARYAWDLQAQYLKESAIERGLKSIIARYFLHKFRIWDVRTSNGVDEFIANSGFIKKRIYKCYRREALLVYPPVDVERFQVCKEKDDYYLAASRLVPYKRIDLIVEAFTHMPDKKLKVIGDGPDMSKIKNLAKNAPNIEILGYQSNEAMVTHMQKAKAFVFAAEEDFGIVPVEAQACGTPVIAYGKGGCLETVRNGVTGMHFQEQTSASIQAAVNRFETLSDNLSVEDIRANAERFSNTTFRKNIHSVVTRNSQLLTDHVEPFDSTTVSTSLLDKVQS; encoded by the coding sequence ATGAAAGTCGCATTAATCCATGATTGGCTCGTCGTAAATGGCGGAGCAGAGAAAGTTCTAGAACAAATACTGATTCAGTATCCGAATGCGGATATCTTTACATTAGTGGATTTCTTACCTGAAAAAGAGCGTGGTTGGTTGAATAATGCAAAGGTGACCACTTCATTTATTCAAAAGTTGCCTTTCGCAAAAAACAAGTATCGTAACTATTTTCCGTTATTTCCGATTGCGATCGAGCAGTTTGATCTATCTGATTATGATTTGGTTATATCTTCGAGTTATTCGGTTGCTAAGGGGGTAATTACTGGCCCTGATCAAGTTCATATCAGTTACTGTCATTCACCGGCTCGTTATGCTTGGGATCTGCAGGCGCAATACTTAAAAGAAAGTGCCATCGAGCGGGGCTTGAAGTCAATTATTGCTCGTTATTTTCTGCATAAGTTTAGAATTTGGGATGTGCGTACTTCAAACGGTGTTGATGAGTTTATTGCTAATTCAGGTTTTATTAAAAAGCGGATTTATAAGTGTTATCGCAGGGAAGCATTACTAGTGTATCCACCTGTTGATGTAGAACGCTTTCAGGTGTGTAAAGAAAAAGATGACTATTACCTGGCTGCCTCCCGTTTAGTTCCTTATAAGCGTATTGATCTTATCGTTGAGGCATTTACTCATATGCCCGATAAAAAGTTAAAGGTCATCGGTGATGGCCCGGATATGAGTAAGATTAAGAATTTAGCCAAGAATGCCCCGAATATCGAAATCTTAGGGTATCAGTCGAATGAAGCCATGGTCACGCATATGCAAAAAGCCAAAGCGTTTGTTTTTGCAGCTGAAGAAGACTTTGGCATTGTACCTGTTGAGGCGCAAGCATGTGGGACTCCAGTTATTGCTTATGGTAAAGGGGGATGCCTGGAAACTGTTCGCAATGGCGTAACCGGCATGCACTTTCAGGAGCAAACTTCGGCATCTATTCAGGCTGCTGTAAACCGTTTTGAAACGCTATCGGATAACTTGAGCGTTGAAGATATTAGGGCCAATGCGGAGCGATTTTCTAATACCACCTTCAGAAAAAATATTCATTCTGTGGTGACACGAAACTCTCAATTGCTCACTGATCATGTGGAGCCTTTCGATTCCACAACGGTATCAACCAGCCTTTTAGATAAGGTGCAAAGCTAA
- a CDS encoding acyltransferase family protein: MFYQYVHNLRGLAILLVISAHVISVVPFSNSEFADVIRSLLRNCTVIFVLIGGWLFSYLVSKYTYKSYLVNKLQKVVIPYMVISLPALAIYLLGYKSAHPWVDLAALKESYGLIGQTLYFLFTGAHLGPLWFMPMVFLFYLAFPIFKALSSSRYLPLVIVLALIPALYLGRPLANDNTLQSFFYFLPVWLMGMAIFHHKVMYQSLSRYFYLYFFFFLVLLTSIYFIWEWDSRVDLLLKIAIGVMLFSGFYRLANSPNRFLGLMADLSFYLFFIHGYFMAVFRALFAKFTFLPQDILGFIIVFILVLSLSVMSFYCFRFFLKSRTGTLLGAYR; the protein is encoded by the coding sequence ATGTTTTATCAATATGTACATAACTTGCGTGGACTAGCTATTTTGTTAGTTATTTCCGCCCATGTGATTTCTGTTGTTCCTTTCAGTAATTCAGAGTTTGCCGATGTCATTCGTAGTTTGCTGAGAAATTGCACTGTTATTTTTGTATTGATTGGCGGCTGGCTATTTTCTTATCTGGTCTCTAAATACACTTATAAATCATATTTGGTGAATAAACTTCAAAAAGTCGTTATTCCTTACATGGTGATATCGCTGCCTGCATTGGCCATTTATTTGTTAGGGTACAAGAGCGCTCATCCATGGGTGGATTTAGCTGCACTTAAAGAAAGCTATGGTTTGATAGGACAAACCCTGTACTTTTTGTTTACGGGAGCACATCTCGGGCCTCTTTGGTTTATGCCTATGGTGTTTTTGTTTTATTTGGCTTTTCCTATCTTTAAGGCCTTATCGAGTAGTCGTTATTTACCCCTTGTAATTGTACTTGCGTTAATACCTGCTCTTTATTTAGGCAGGCCTCTTGCTAACGATAATACTCTTCAATCATTTTTCTATTTCTTACCTGTTTGGTTGATGGGGATGGCCATTTTTCACCATAAAGTCATGTATCAGAGCTTGTCCCGTTATTTCTATTTGTACTTCTTTTTCTTCTTAGTGCTGCTTACATCGATTTATTTTATTTGGGAATGGGACTCTCGAGTGGATTTACTTTTGAAAATTGCTATAGGCGTGATGCTTTTTTCAGGTTTCTATCGTTTAGCGAATTCACCTAATAGGTTTTTAGGTTTGATGGCGGACTTATCTTTTTATCTATTTTTTATTCATGGTTACTTCATGGCCGTATTCAGAGCTCTATTCGCTAAGTTCACTTTTCTACCTCAAGATATTTTAGGTTTTATTATCGTTTTTATTTTAGTGCTTAGTTTATCTGTTATGAGTTTTTATTGTTTCAGGTTCTTCCTAAAAAGTAGAACTGGTACGTTACTTGGAGCCTATAGATAA
- a CDS encoding O-antigen ligase family protein, with protein sequence MRLLEGNGSSISYLWEKYGFCLVLLFCLGVFQADLTSKGGMMEADFSQRMANKSGGNFIKQLFWISFFLFYISRFFLVNSLASKELGKKLFWLLVLPSVALVSAIWAEQSSYVIKRSFFQLCFIFTVCLSFYYSYQRGGLYRSVVVAVCVVFLLTLISIALGAGFTPSGALSAYVAGKNVNAINLIVLIALVTLLIVHMGARKELLWMTFGLMALLILTKSKTNIFIACLFFFLVWLRPVFSTPVVLSLFTGAVMLFVIVPLVTLTLNFEWNPGMSLEPDALTGRGFIWDTLYFDIKTFDKVLLGYGYGGYFGTGSIPFYFDDDFSFIKRITTAHNGYLELILQLGYILTLFVLCFIAYLIKGFSYGWQVSAMAIPIIHNLTESSIFRDQNMIWLLCLIVITSTCFKLEKAKL encoded by the coding sequence ATGAGGCTGCTGGAAGGGAATGGCAGCTCTATCTCATACCTATGGGAGAAATACGGTTTCTGTCTCGTGCTGTTGTTTTGCCTTGGTGTTTTTCAGGCTGATTTAACGAGTAAAGGCGGTATGATGGAGGCTGACTTTTCACAAAGGATGGCCAATAAATCCGGCGGCAATTTCATCAAACAACTCTTCTGGATTAGCTTTTTCCTTTTCTATATCAGTCGTTTTTTTCTAGTTAATAGTTTAGCGTCCAAAGAATTGGGCAAAAAGCTATTTTGGTTGTTGGTCTTACCCTCGGTGGCCTTAGTTAGCGCGATTTGGGCTGAACAGTCCAGCTACGTGATTAAGCGGTCTTTCTTTCAGCTCTGTTTCATTTTTACGGTTTGTTTATCGTTTTATTACAGTTATCAACGCGGTGGTTTATACCGTTCCGTGGTGGTGGCAGTTTGCGTGGTTTTTCTGTTAACGCTCATCTCCATTGCGCTTGGGGCTGGTTTTACCCCGTCTGGCGCATTATCTGCTTATGTGGCTGGAAAAAATGTTAATGCCATTAACCTCATCGTTCTGATTGCACTTGTGACGCTTTTGATTGTTCATATGGGTGCAAGGAAAGAATTACTCTGGATGACTTTTGGTTTGATGGCGTTGCTTATACTGACCAAAAGCAAAACCAACATATTCATAGCGTGTCTTTTCTTTTTTCTTGTTTGGCTACGTCCTGTGTTTTCCACCCCAGTAGTGCTTTCTCTGTTTACTGGTGCAGTAATGTTATTTGTAATAGTACCTTTGGTTACTCTGACATTGAACTTTGAATGGAACCCAGGCATGTCTTTAGAACCTGATGCTTTAACGGGCAGGGGGTTTATTTGGGATACGTTGTATTTTGACATCAAGACCTTTGACAAGGTACTGCTCGGTTATGGTTATGGTGGCTACTTTGGTACAGGATCTATACCGTTTTATTTTGACGATGACTTTAGTTTTATTAAACGCATTACGACGGCACATAATGGCTATTTGGAATTAATTCTCCAATTAGGATATATCCTGACGCTTTTCGTACTTTGTTTTATTGCCTATCTAATTAAAGGATTTTCTTACGGCTGGCAGGTCTCTGCTATGGCCATTCCTATCATTCACAACTTAACGGAATCTTCGATCTTTCGAGATCAGAATATGATTTGGTTATTGTGCTTAATAGTTATCACTTCTACGTGTTTTAAGTTGGAGAAGGCAAAGTTATGA
- a CDS encoding heparan-alpha-glucosaminide N-acetyltransferase domain-containing protein, which translates to MSRITWLDTGRGLAIILLIFAHYIGALESRGIISEEVLNWLKAFFRIATPYFILIFGFTFFIAYSRKVDGLSSMPSLYQKLKVRIFKIFIAREMIVLILAFRFPEMMDQLFTIMIYQQFAKGGEILTFYLMAVALAPLAILWMKRVNTSTALVSIFSLYIGSYAIGLSFGAADNSNLFRVLFYNVYPFFPFFALALIGMLIAKDFRSLSNLTVVKVYGSLSAFLIIGSIIGFNLIDDQPLIKLALAKYKAPPHPLYMSLYLGLSIAVTMLVAVLSQFKGWIAKIKSVVDTIGRNSLASYVLHYALYFSVPLAALAPSHNKLVEVFTFILLMILFYLLIVIRDEQKRNGHSIWQFKFLMPIANR; encoded by the coding sequence ATGAGTCGTATTACTTGGCTGGATACAGGCAGAGGATTAGCCATTATATTGCTAATTTTTGCTCATTATATTGGTGCTTTAGAGTCAAGAGGAATTATCTCGGAAGAGGTTTTGAACTGGTTAAAAGCGTTTTTCCGAATTGCGACGCCATACTTTATTTTAATCTTTGGGTTTACCTTTTTTATTGCCTACTCAAGAAAAGTTGATGGTTTATCATCGATGCCTTCTCTTTATCAAAAATTAAAAGTTCGTATTTTTAAGATATTCATAGCTAGGGAAATGATCGTTCTGATTTTAGCATTTCGTTTTCCAGAGATGATGGATCAGCTGTTCACGATCATGATTTATCAACAGTTTGCGAAAGGGGGCGAGATACTGACCTTTTATTTGATGGCTGTTGCTTTGGCTCCGCTGGCAATTTTATGGATGAAACGAGTTAACACCAGCACCGCGTTAGTATCCATTTTCAGTCTTTATATTGGTTCTTATGCTATCGGCTTATCATTTGGTGCTGCTGATAACAGTAACTTGTTTAGAGTTCTGTTTTATAACGTTTATCCGTTCTTTCCTTTTTTCGCCTTAGCGCTTATCGGTATGTTAATCGCTAAAGACTTTAGATCTTTAAGTAACCTTACCGTTGTGAAAGTTTACGGCTCTCTTTCAGCATTTTTAATTATAGGATCAATTATTGGTTTCAACCTGATAGATGATCAGCCACTCATAAAGCTTGCGTTAGCTAAATATAAGGCGCCGCCACATCCTCTTTATATGAGTCTCTACTTAGGGCTTTCTATTGCTGTGACCATGCTGGTTGCAGTGCTCAGTCAATTTAAAGGATGGATTGCAAAAATTAAATCGGTTGTAGATACCATTGGCCGTAATTCTCTTGCTTCTTATGTATTGCACTATGCACTTTATTTCTCTGTGCCGTTAGCTGCTTTGGCACCGAGTCATAATAAATTGGTTGAAGTGTTTACCTTTATTTTATTGATGATTCTTTTTTATCTTTTGATCGTTATTCGAGACGAGCAGAAGCGAAATGGACATTCCATCTGGCAATTTAAGTTCTTGATGCCTATAGCGAACAGGTGA
- a CDS encoding glycosyltransferase: MGNKVLIVASAGGHLTQAMCATSEFDDIVLVSNKITITDDRINRAYQIFDTQFNPFIHFINVFFALFILLRHRPKAILSTGGPIVLPFALLAKVLRFRFVFIDTLSRVVELSNTGKLIRKYKLFNLFFSQWEQIAKRNDVQYIGKCFDILNENQEHVSITPLDSPKIPLILVTLGTSDYQFQRLLELISEHPLYKSAKVRWVIQAGDNEVKKHPANGEVVNLVSRQDMEAYVKEASLVVSHCGIGSINLMLSYQKRVFFVPRVEKFSEFSDDHQLQIAQEINHPLMNVVYPNESLPSLSVEDLLTQPRYNVSRDITNRVFAKQIHKVCIRA, translated from the coding sequence ATGGGTAATAAAGTTTTGATCGTGGCTTCTGCAGGTGGTCATTTGACTCAAGCCATGTGTGCTACAAGTGAGTTTGACGATATAGTTTTGGTGAGCAACAAAATAACCATAACGGACGATCGTATCAATCGCGCTTATCAAATATTTGATACTCAATTTAATCCGTTTATACATTTTATTAATGTATTTTTTGCCTTATTTATATTATTACGACATCGACCAAAAGCGATTTTAAGTACTGGTGGCCCTATCGTTTTACCTTTCGCTTTGTTGGCCAAGGTTTTGCGCTTTAGATTTGTGTTTATTGATACCCTTTCTCGCGTGGTTGAATTATCAAACACAGGAAAGCTGATCCGAAAATATAAGCTCTTTAACTTATTTTTCTCTCAATGGGAGCAGATCGCTAAGCGAAATGATGTTCAGTACATAGGCAAGTGTTTCGATATTCTTAATGAGAACCAAGAACACGTTTCAATCACCCCGTTAGACTCGCCAAAAATACCTTTAATACTGGTAACGTTAGGCACTTCCGACTATCAATTTCAGCGCTTATTGGAACTCATTTCTGAGCACCCTTTATACAAAAGTGCCAAGGTTCGATGGGTGATTCAGGCAGGTGATAATGAAGTGAAAAAACACCCGGCTAACGGTGAAGTTGTGAATTTAGTCTCACGTCAGGATATGGAGGCGTATGTAAAAGAGGCGAGTTTGGTTGTCAGTCATTGTGGTATTGGAAGTATTAACTTGATGCTCAGCTATCAAAAGCGAGTATTTTTTGTGCCTCGAGTTGAGAAATTTTCTGAGTTTTCGGATGACCATCAACTTCAAATCGCACAAGAGATTAATCATCCGCTTATGAATGTTGTATACCCTAATGAGTCGTTACCCAGTTTAAGTGTTGAAGACTTATTGACTCAGCCTCGATATAACGTCTCTAGAGATATTACGAACAGGGTATTTGCTAAGCAAATTCATAAAGTGTGTATTAGGGCTTAG
- a CDS encoding glycosyltransferase family 2 protein, producing MLISVCMCTYKRLHVVETLKSIDQQQLPEGINLEVVVVDNDESAFARDLVLNQAKKMVVPVVYAQETAKNIAKARNKTIANASGEWLAFIDDDEVADAQWIKHLLATAEAYQADVVFGRVISLYPENTPQWVIKSGAFERPTRPDGSVVTSGGTNSTLVNKAFLDHNALKFDEAYGLTGGEDADLFHRMHELGAKLVTSNNATVSEEVAQDRLNSSYILKKCFRVGETYTRYRLLDQASSKKIRYMAENSLKGLVFLVWMLLLLPMGKNSYFKPLLGFVDKAGKLKALFSKRVVELY from the coding sequence ATGCTTATCTCAGTTTGTATGTGCACATATAAGCGGTTGCATGTAGTCGAAACGCTGAAAAGTATCGATCAACAACAATTGCCTGAAGGTATCAATCTAGAAGTTGTGGTAGTTGATAATGACGAAAGTGCGTTCGCAAGAGATCTAGTTTTAAATCAAGCTAAGAAAATGGTGGTTCCTGTAGTTTACGCTCAGGAAACGGCGAAAAATATTGCAAAAGCTAGAAATAAAACCATCGCGAATGCTTCTGGCGAGTGGCTTGCTTTTATCGATGATGATGAAGTTGCTGATGCGCAATGGATTAAACATCTTTTAGCCACTGCTGAAGCTTATCAGGCGGATGTGGTTTTTGGCCGTGTTATTTCTTTGTATCCAGAAAATACGCCTCAATGGGTGATTAAATCTGGTGCCTTTGAGCGACCTACACGTCCTGATGGCTCTGTTGTAACGAGTGGTGGCACTAATTCCACTTTGGTCAATAAAGCTTTTCTTGATCATAACGCTCTAAAATTTGACGAGGCTTATGGTCTTACCGGCGGTGAAGATGCCGATTTATTCCATAGAATGCACGAGCTGGGAGCTAAATTAGTTACATCTAATAATGCTACCGTGTCAGAAGAGGTCGCCCAAGATCGACTTAATTCATCGTATATCTTAAAAAAATGTTTCAGAGTTGGTGAAACATACACACGCTATCGACTGCTTGATCAAGCCTCTTCTAAGAAAATTCGTTATATGGCTGAAAACTCTCTAAAGGGATTGGTGTTTTTAGTGTGGATGTTGTTGCTTTTGCCAATGGGGAAAAATTCATATTTTAAACCGTTACTTGGTTTTGTAGATAAAGCCGGAAAGCTAAAAGCGCTATTTTCTAAACGTGTGGTTGAGTTGTACTGA
- a CDS encoding oligosaccharide flippase family protein yields MAISKDLNKAIIRSITGKYALYVIQILSLILLSRIFTPEEFGVIAAVQVIALFFQMVATSGLAPAVVFHDGLTDDKRDGIFSASILIGVVLAILFAFCSSPFLIWLGIEDSWMLTILLSINILFASVSMLPVAALQKDEMFIKVSSAEVIAELVLLSVCLFLFFYYQWGLEALAIKILLTPFLRFVCYFYFSSNTQLGRPRIGKDVGAFGELYQFAKFQVLFNFLNFFSRNLDTLLVTKYFGTAVVGFYDKSYQLMRYPLQLFTFAITPALQPVLTKYKDQPDVVQKEFYRVASKLAVVGLFASNVLYWCAADVLFIMFGDQWFGATDILKVLAVSIPLQMVLSSTGGIYQAFGDTKSLFICGVFSSVVNVSAIVIGIAMNDILWLCFLLIGVFILNFIQCFWLMHKSVFIAVQPIKFLCLLTLCLLPYCNLFFFSVSDVYPDQLLTSFMDASFVTCISIAFSAVFFFMSKKVFG; encoded by the coding sequence ATGGCAATATCCAAAGATTTAAATAAAGCAATTATTCGAAGTATTACAGGTAAATACGCGTTATACGTTATACAAATACTGTCTCTTATCCTACTGTCTCGAATTTTTACTCCAGAAGAATTTGGCGTTATTGCTGCGGTTCAAGTAATTGCTCTTTTCTTTCAGATGGTTGCAACCTCAGGACTAGCTCCAGCAGTGGTGTTTCATGATGGGTTAACCGATGATAAACGTGATGGAATTTTTAGTGCATCGATCTTAATCGGGGTCGTATTGGCCATTCTTTTTGCATTCTGCTCTTCTCCTTTTTTGATCTGGCTTGGTATTGAAGACAGCTGGATGTTAACGATTTTACTATCGATAAACATATTATTTGCCAGCGTTTCGATGTTGCCTGTGGCTGCTCTGCAAAAAGATGAAATGTTTATTAAGGTATCCTCAGCCGAGGTAATTGCAGAGCTTGTTTTGCTGAGTGTATGCCTATTTTTATTCTTCTATTATCAATGGGGGCTCGAAGCTTTAGCCATTAAGATTCTATTAACGCCTTTTCTACGATTTGTATGTTATTTCTATTTTTCTAGTAACACTCAACTGGGAAGACCTCGAATTGGTAAGGATGTTGGCGCATTCGGAGAGCTCTATCAATTTGCAAAATTTCAGGTGTTATTTAACTTTTTAAATTTCTTTTCACGCAATTTAGATACCTTGTTGGTCACTAAGTATTTCGGTACCGCGGTGGTTGGATTTTACGATAAGTCTTATCAATTAATGCGTTATCCTTTGCAATTGTTCACCTTTGCAATTACGCCTGCCTTACAACCTGTGTTAACTAAATATAAAGATCAACCTGATGTAGTGCAGAAAGAGTTTTATCGAGTGGCTTCTAAGTTAGCGGTTGTAGGGCTTTTTGCATCAAATGTTCTTTATTGGTGTGCTGCCGATGTACTTTTTATTATGTTTGGTGATCAGTGGTTTGGTGCGACTGATATTTTGAAAGTACTTGCGGTGTCCATCCCTTTACAGATGGTGCTAAGTTCCACAGGGGGGATTTATCAAGCCTTTGGGGATACCAAGAGCTTGTTTATTTGTGGTGTCTTTTCATCGGTTGTGAATGTATCCGCTATTGTCATAGGGATAGCTATGAATGATATTTTGTGGCTATGTTTCTTATTGATTGGGGTCTTTATTCTGAACTTTATTCAGTGTTTTTGGCTGATGCATAAGTCGGTATTTATAGCTGTTCAGCCTATAAAGTTTCTCTGTTTACTCACTCTGTGTTTATTACCTTACTGTAATTTGTTCTTCTTTTCTGTTTCAGACGTTTATCCAGATCAGCTTTTAACTTCGTTTATGGATGCTTCTTTTGTGACATGTATTTCTATCGCTTTTTCTGCGGTTTTTTTCTTTATGAGTAAAAAGGTATTCGGATGA